A single region of the Gossypium arboreum isolate Shixiya-1 chromosome 12, ASM2569848v2, whole genome shotgun sequence genome encodes:
- the LOC108477114 gene encoding ubiquitin-conjugating enzyme E2 10-like, whose protein sequence is MASKRILKELKDLQRDPPTSCSAGPVAEDMFHWQATIIGPNDSPYAGGVFLVTIHFPPDYPFKPPKVAFRTKVYHPNINSNGNICLDILKEQWSPALTISKVLLSICSLLTDPNPDDPLVPEIAHLCKTDKFKYESTARNWTQKYAMG, encoded by the exons ATGGCGTCGAAAAGAATACTGAAGGAGCTGAAGGATTTGCAGAGAGATCCACCAACGTCATGCAGTGCAG GTCCCGTAGCTGAGGATATGTTCCATTGGCAAGCAACCATCATTGGTCCAAACGATAGTCCCTATGCTGGTGGTGTTTTTCTTGTAACCATTCATTTCCCACCTGATTATCCATTTAAACCTCCCAAG GTTGCCTTCAGGACCAAGGTTTACCATCCCAACATAAACAGCAATGGCAATATCTGCTTAGACATTCTCAAAGAGCAATGGAGTCCTGCACTCACCATATCTAAG GTTTTGCTGTCAATATGTTCACTGCTAACAGACCCAAATCCTGATGATCCTCTAGTTCCGGAGATTGCTCATTTGTGCAAAACTGACAAATTCAAGTACGAATCAACAGCTCGAAACTGGACCCAGAAGTATGCTATGGGCTGA
- the LOC108476587 gene encoding rac-like GTP-binding protein ARAC3 gives MSASRFIKCVTVGDGAVGKTCLLISYTSNTFPTDYVPTVFDNFSANVVVDGNTVNLGLWDTAGQEDYNRLRPLSYRGADVFLLAFSLISKASYENVAKKWIPELRHYAPGVPIILVGTKLDLREDKQFFIDHPGAVPITTAQGEELRKLIGAPFYIECSSKTQQNVKAVFDAAIKVVLQPPKKKKKKKRKAQKACSIL, from the exons ATGAGTGCTTCCAGGTTCATAAAATGCGTCACGGTCGGTGACGGTGCCGTCGGCAAGACTTGTCTGCTCATTTCCTACACTAGCAATACTTTCCCTACC GATTATGTGCCAACTGTCTTTGACAACTTTAGTgctaatgtggttgtggatgGGAACACTGTTAATCTGGGATTGTGGGATACTGCTG GACAGGAAGATTACAATAGATTAAGACCATTGAGCTATCGTGGAGCAGATGTCTTCTTGCTGGCATTTTCTCTCATTAGCAAAGCTAGCTATGAAAATGTTGCTAAGAAA TGGATTCCAGAATTGAGACATTATGCACCCGGTGTTCCAATTATTCTTGTTGGGACTAAGCTTG ATCTTCGAGAAGATAAGCAGTTCTTCATAGATCACCCTGGTGCGGTGCCCATTACCACAGCACAG GGTGAGGAATTGAGAAAGCTAATTGGAGCGCCTTTTTACATTGAGTGTAGTTCAAAAACACAACAG AATGTGAAAGCGGTCTTTGATGCGGCCATCAAAGTAGTTCTCCAGCctccaaagaagaagaagaaaaagaagagaaaggcACAAAAAGCTTGCTCAATATTGTGA